One segment of Monomorium pharaonis isolate MP-MQ-018 chromosome 6, ASM1337386v2, whole genome shotgun sequence DNA contains the following:
- the LOC105841068 gene encoding eukaryotic translation initiation factor 3 subunit L isoform X1, whose translation MYEDYNEQYDAYDDYGPPDVHEQYERPSYRQVPEVVRNFLVFLRNCINEGMIFEIQNLYENSFPKISEQLFDKSPWPDASTIAHIVDNDAVFLTLYKELYYRHIYARMQGPTLEQRLSSFYNYCDLFNYILHPDTPVQLELPDQWLWELIDEFVYQFQSFAQYRANLSNKTPDEIENLNAHNKIWDVLCVLNVLHYLVDKSKIKSQLEVYASGGDPDSVAGAFGRHSLYKMLGYFSLVGLLRLHSLLGDYYQAIKVLENVELYKKSAYSHVPGCQISTAYYVGFAYMMMRRYADAIRTFSGILLYIQRTKQLFATRSYQNDQINKQTEQMYHLLAICLVLHPQCIDEGLQQALRDKNYHEKMYKMQYGDLTEFENCFVFACPKFLSLTPPNPDNPNEDYVREAIKHQTQVFMDEVVQQKMLPTIRSYLKLYTTLPLSKLATFMGNNTRSEIEGWDLDREVTALTIHLLCFKHKMKNIVWTKGTSGLDGKFQSGSELDFYIDHDMIHIADTKVAHRYGDFFIRKILKFEELNRKLHHIKI comes from the exons ATGTACGAAGACTACAACGAG CAGTATGACGCCTACGACGACTACGGGCCGCCAGATGTGCACGAGCAGTACGAACGGCCGAGCTATCGGCAGGTGCCCGAAGTGGTGCGCAATTTTCTGGTATTTCTGCGCAACTGCATCAACGAGGGCATGATCTTCGAGATCCAGAATCTGTACGAGAACTCGTTCCCCAAGATCTCTGAGCAGCTGTTTGACAAGTCGCCGTGGCCGGACGCCTCGACGATCGCTCATATAGTCGACAACGACGCGGTGTTTCTTACCCTCTACAAGGAGCTTTACTATCGTCACATATACGCACGCATGCAGGGCCCGACGTTGGAGCAACGTCTTAGTTCCTTCTACAACTATTGCGATCTCTTCAATTATATCCTGCATCCTGACACACCAGTGCAGCTGGAGCTGCCCGATCAGTGGCTGTGGGAGCTCATCGACGAGTTCGTCTATCAGTTTCAGTCGTTCGCCCAGTACCGTGCCAATCTATCCAACAAGACACCGGACGAGATTGAGAATCTCAACGCGCACAACAAAATCTGGGATGTTCTATGCGTGTTGAACGTCCTGCATTACCTGGTCGACAAGTCGAAGATAAAGAGCCAGTTGGAAGTGTACGCAAGCGGTGGCGATCCGGACTCCGTGGCCGGTGCTTTCGGCAGGCATTCCCTCTACAAGATGCTCGGCTACTTCTCACTCGTTGGCCTTCTGCGACTGCACTCTCTGCTAGGCGATTACTATCAGGCAATCAAGGTCCTGGAGAACGTGGAACTCTACAAGAAGAGCGCGTATTCCCATGTACCTGGCTGCCAAATCTCAACCGCGTACTATGTAGGCTTTGCGTATATGATGATGCGTCGTTACGCGGATGCGATCCGAACCTTCTCTGGCATCCTTCTCTACATCCAACGCACAAAGCAGCTGTTCGCCACGCGCAGCTACCAGAACGATCAAATCAATAAGCAGACCGAGCAGATGTATCATCTATTGGCCATCTGCTTGGTACTGCATCCACAATGTATAGACGAAGGCCTTCAGCAGGCGTTACGGGACAAGAACTACCACGAGAAAATGTACAAGATGCAGTACGGTGATCTCACcgaatttgaaaattgtttcGTGTTTGCGTGTCCAAAGTTTCTCTCTCTGACACCACCAAATCCGGACAATCCCAACGAGGACTATGTCCGCGAGGCCATCAAACATCAGACCCAAGTGTTCATGGACGAAGTGGTGCAGCAGAAAATGTTGCCAACCATTCGTTCATACTTGAAACTTTACACAACATTGCCGCTGAGTAAATTGGCCACGTTTATGGGAAATAATACGAGATCGGAAATCGAGGGATGGGATCTTGACAGGGAAGTCACCGCGTTGACGATCCATTTGTTATGCTTCAAGCACAAAATGAAGAATATTGTTTGGACGAAAGGCACGTCAGGGCTGGACGGAAAATTCCAATCTGGTTCCGAG ttGGATTTCTATATTGATCACGACATGATTCACATCGCGGACACGAAAGTAGCACATCGTTATGGAGACTTTTTCATCCGCAAAATACTGAAGTTTGAAGAATTGAATCGTAAATTGCAtcatataaagatttaa
- the LOC105841068 gene encoding eukaryotic translation initiation factor 3 subunit L isoform X2: MYEDYNEYDAYDDYGPPDVHEQYERPSYRQVPEVVRNFLVFLRNCINEGMIFEIQNLYENSFPKISEQLFDKSPWPDASTIAHIVDNDAVFLTLYKELYYRHIYARMQGPTLEQRLSSFYNYCDLFNYILHPDTPVQLELPDQWLWELIDEFVYQFQSFAQYRANLSNKTPDEIENLNAHNKIWDVLCVLNVLHYLVDKSKIKSQLEVYASGGDPDSVAGAFGRHSLYKMLGYFSLVGLLRLHSLLGDYYQAIKVLENVELYKKSAYSHVPGCQISTAYYVGFAYMMMRRYADAIRTFSGILLYIQRTKQLFATRSYQNDQINKQTEQMYHLLAICLVLHPQCIDEGLQQALRDKNYHEKMYKMQYGDLTEFENCFVFACPKFLSLTPPNPDNPNEDYVREAIKHQTQVFMDEVVQQKMLPTIRSYLKLYTTLPLSKLATFMGNNTRSEIEGWDLDREVTALTIHLLCFKHKMKNIVWTKGTSGLDGKFQSGSELDFYIDHDMIHIADTKVAHRYGDFFIRKILKFEELNRKLHHIKI; this comes from the exons ATGTACGAAGACTACAACGAG TATGACGCCTACGACGACTACGGGCCGCCAGATGTGCACGAGCAGTACGAACGGCCGAGCTATCGGCAGGTGCCCGAAGTGGTGCGCAATTTTCTGGTATTTCTGCGCAACTGCATCAACGAGGGCATGATCTTCGAGATCCAGAATCTGTACGAGAACTCGTTCCCCAAGATCTCTGAGCAGCTGTTTGACAAGTCGCCGTGGCCGGACGCCTCGACGATCGCTCATATAGTCGACAACGACGCGGTGTTTCTTACCCTCTACAAGGAGCTTTACTATCGTCACATATACGCACGCATGCAGGGCCCGACGTTGGAGCAACGTCTTAGTTCCTTCTACAACTATTGCGATCTCTTCAATTATATCCTGCATCCTGACACACCAGTGCAGCTGGAGCTGCCCGATCAGTGGCTGTGGGAGCTCATCGACGAGTTCGTCTATCAGTTTCAGTCGTTCGCCCAGTACCGTGCCAATCTATCCAACAAGACACCGGACGAGATTGAGAATCTCAACGCGCACAACAAAATCTGGGATGTTCTATGCGTGTTGAACGTCCTGCATTACCTGGTCGACAAGTCGAAGATAAAGAGCCAGTTGGAAGTGTACGCAAGCGGTGGCGATCCGGACTCCGTGGCCGGTGCTTTCGGCAGGCATTCCCTCTACAAGATGCTCGGCTACTTCTCACTCGTTGGCCTTCTGCGACTGCACTCTCTGCTAGGCGATTACTATCAGGCAATCAAGGTCCTGGAGAACGTGGAACTCTACAAGAAGAGCGCGTATTCCCATGTACCTGGCTGCCAAATCTCAACCGCGTACTATGTAGGCTTTGCGTATATGATGATGCGTCGTTACGCGGATGCGATCCGAACCTTCTCTGGCATCCTTCTCTACATCCAACGCACAAAGCAGCTGTTCGCCACGCGCAGCTACCAGAACGATCAAATCAATAAGCAGACCGAGCAGATGTATCATCTATTGGCCATCTGCTTGGTACTGCATCCACAATGTATAGACGAAGGCCTTCAGCAGGCGTTACGGGACAAGAACTACCACGAGAAAATGTACAAGATGCAGTACGGTGATCTCACcgaatttgaaaattgtttcGTGTTTGCGTGTCCAAAGTTTCTCTCTCTGACACCACCAAATCCGGACAATCCCAACGAGGACTATGTCCGCGAGGCCATCAAACATCAGACCCAAGTGTTCATGGACGAAGTGGTGCAGCAGAAAATGTTGCCAACCATTCGTTCATACTTGAAACTTTACACAACATTGCCGCTGAGTAAATTGGCCACGTTTATGGGAAATAATACGAGATCGGAAATCGAGGGATGGGATCTTGACAGGGAAGTCACCGCGTTGACGATCCATTTGTTATGCTTCAAGCACAAAATGAAGAATATTGTTTGGACGAAAGGCACGTCAGGGCTGGACGGAAAATTCCAATCTGGTTCCGAG ttGGATTTCTATATTGATCACGACATGATTCACATCGCGGACACGAAAGTAGCACATCGTTATGGAGACTTTTTCATCCGCAAAATACTGAAGTTTGAAGAATTGAATCGTAAATTGCAtcatataaagatttaa
- the LOC105841069 gene encoding 28S ribosomal protein S7, mitochondrial, with the protein MTNLRLFVTSTTNLLNNYGLARCYLTSFRRGYSVFPPTYIQPTFRKEDQEALFQSDEAKKIVHQQVKPAFVTDTCSEFYDKRVLKFINTLMKNGNKKLATTLVTNTFETIKRLQLERYHKAMTSEVKTSIELDPFVIFHQAIDNCTPILQLRSCKRGGITYQIPVPISPLMAQHKSMLWLIQAGNEKGSGERFYNVLAKELIAASQNQGRAVKWKQELHKKCQANRTYAHFRWIK; encoded by the exons ATGActaatttacgtttatttgtcACATCAacgacaaatttattaaataattatggatTAGCAAG ATGCTACTTGACGAGCTTTAGAAGAGGATATAGCGTTTTCCCACCTACTTATATTCAACCAACGTTTAGAAAAGAAGATCAAGAAGCTCTGTTTCAAAGCGatgaagcaaaaaaaattgtgcatcAGCAAGTGAAGCCAGCATTCGTCACTGACACATGTTCTGAATTCTATGATAAAAGAGTGCT GAAATTTATCAATACCCTTATGAAGAATGGAAATAAGAAACTAGCAACAACATTGGTAACCAATACGTTTGAAACTATCAAAAGATTGCAACTGGAACGTTATCACAAGGCAATGACGAGCGAGGTGAAAACTAGTATTGAATTGGACCCATTTGTGATTTTCCATCAGGCTATTGATAATTGTACaccaattttacaattaagaaGTTGTAAAAGAGGAGGGATCACATATCag attcctGTTCCAATTTCACCTTTAATGGCACAGCACAAATCCATGTTATGGCTGATTCAAGCTGGTAATGAAAAAGGCAGTGGAGAGAGATTTTACAATGTATTGGCCAAAGAATTAATAGCAGCTTCTCAGAATCAG gGTCGTGCGGTTAAATGGAAGCAAGAATTACACAAGAAATGTCAAGCAAATCGGACTTATGCACACTTCAGATggattaagtaa
- the LOC105841071 gene encoding ATPase family AAA domain-containing protein 5: protein MKDIEQYFANGRNINKEATATDDNVAEQEARKQEEIIMMGKRKRVKIRILRDGSTNRMCDIIDNSDLIDKTPSPFNGEVNDGQRTRQDKTPKSCLTESRVKRRFEKHSKRTVKTNGNQSEETDNISQEKELNEQIIVDFDNSSNGVINCNDESNVEFHNEIGSQREESNAFQILMSRSKPIQYKSPQQSTEGIESTEKLDYVKEFKLKCKEKLIVLADKKGYSKKKIAEMEEDEKIERNIENRMRFFKVESKSNGIHKKDHSFDLPIKNKHSSNLLDYFSKSPLKLANKDEKCMSTFIVKADVHRADNSDVEPIKPSINERYSDKKCLKSELDFSTADDIHIIASENLFSPQSVKQDKQKREKPRWSLRIKLHSFADNDSLNDTDDELFSPRSKSKFNSLNKSENFVEDNEVYIKDYNRHLKIRVRNKEKKELIIKDSNISSIIKEISSVDAANRDTDSKKSNKTDKKEQKINDTSEMAVNTVINNFECKIGENVLKRKPNEKLAPLFTKRRKTDPTVTAAKRLFLQSDIVDAENKNTDRKANKSTLSMAHQFPAISHVTQLNNELDSMRFEIKYTFPIKIEKKYLPLIDVSNYKYITNYEKASRKTKIINKLVKEDIERALSEIEVVYPDVRKMWKTISSIKGDLEKTIRTRGRKTRALERKKILTDNIENEENHLHNCAWTHKYKPMSTQEIVGNEEAAGKLRDWLSGWRASLTKETDGSSGDEFYSSDCSSSYNNENNQIAVLLGPHGSGKSASVYAIAEEFGYSVLEVNASSRRTGKRILKELKEATKSHRIKKSKHKSPFERITNENDETSKISQNSLILFEDIDLIFEEDEGFVSATYQLALNTKRPIVMTSRDTCPHLNKIAPQQNKVYFHKVSGNRVSVLLELISLAETGYRLPDDCLMTLLQAGDLRQALLQLQYLSLSGPPILSEQSTTMKSSLWQDMQHYLYKPTIKLNKKPKTKDLDMKNSNNAYILNNLAEDLDSLSLMSSLIDIEDTTLNMSKENVQPNLSLAEKMSFYSALDDLNIDIANFINDQVLYKNFKVNKHVQNQSNIILRKQLNRGVDVALSHVTSVCLDQRVIALDYLPTARTICRAEESRSSANSKRGSRFFHYLHSLKVPTASMKPNILAAACRMLQERDSKTASKCIVSVTSD, encoded by the exons ATGAAAGACATCGAGCAGTATTTCGCTAACGGCAGAAATATCAACAAAGAGGCCACCGCTACCGATGACAATGTCGCGGAACAAGAGGCGCGAAAACAGGAAGAGATTATTATGATGGGTAAACGCAAACGTGTAAAGATTCGCATATTGCGCGATGGCTCCACTAATAGAATGTGCGACATAATTGACAATAGCGATCTGATCGACAAAACGCCCAGTCCGTTTAATGGTGAGGTAAACGACGGTCAGAGAACTCGGCAGGACAAAACGCCAAAATCATGTTTAACAGAGTCGAGAGTGAAACGACGTTTTGAGAAG cATTCAAAGCGTACTGTGAAAACAAATGGCAATCAGTCTGAAGAAACAGATAATATCTCACaggaaaaagaattaaatgaaCAAATTATTGTGGATTTTGATAACTCTTCCAATGgtgttattaattgtaatgatGAGTCAAATGTTGAATTTCACAATGAAATTGGTTCTCAGCGGGAAGAATCGAATGCCTTTCAGATACTGATGAGTCGTAGTAAaccaatacaatataaatcacCACAGCAATCGACAGAAGGCATTGAAAGTACAGAGAAATTGGACTATGTAAAAGaattcaaattgaaatgcaaaGAAAAACTGATAGTTCTGGCCGATAAAAAAGGATattcgaaaaagaaaatagcaGAAATGGAAGAGgatgaaaaaatagaaaggaaTATTGAAAATCGCATGAGGTTCTTTAAAGTCGAAAGTAAAAGCAATggtatacataaaaaagatcACAGCTTTGATTtgccaataaaaaataaacactcTAGCAACTTGCTGGATTATTTTAG TAAATCACCTTTAAAATTGGCAAATAAAGATGAGAAATGTATGtctacttttattgtaaaagcgGATGTACACAGGGCTGATAATTCTGATGTTGAACCAATAAAACCATCAATAAACGAGAGATATTCTGATAAAAAGTGTCTAAAATCAGAGCTGGATTTCTCTACAGCAGACGATATTCACATTATAGCATCTGAGAATCTGTTTTCTCCACAGTCTGTCAAACAAGATAAACAAAAACGGGAGAAACCTCGTTGGTCTTtacgtataaaattacattctttTGCGGACAATGATTCTCTAAATg aTACTGATGACGAATTGTTTTCACCAAGAAGCAAATCAAAGTTTAATTCCTTGaataaatctgaaaattttgtagaagataatgaagtttatataaaagattacaatcgacatcttaaaataagagtacgaaacaaggaaaaaaaagaattgattaTAAAAGACAGTAACATTTCGAGtattatcaaagaaatttCTTCTGTGGATGCTGCTAATAGAGATACTGATTcgaaaaaatcaaacaaaactgataaaaaagaacaaaaaattaatgacacTAGTGAAATGGCTGTTAATACAGTAATCAATAATTTCGAGTGCAAGATCGGTGAGAACGTTCTGAAGAGAAAACCGAATGAAAAGCTGGCACCTTTATTCACTAAACGACGTAAAACAGATCCGACTGTTACGGCGGCCaaacgtttatttttgcaatcgGATATAGTTGACGcagagaataaaaatacagatCGTAAAGCGAACAAAAGTACGTTATCCATGGCACATCAATTCCCCGCTATCAGTCATGTTACACAATTGAACAACGAATTGGATTCGATGAGATTCGAaatcaaatatacatttccgataaaaatcgaaaaaaaatatttacctttGATAGACGTtagtaattacaaatatattactaattatGAGAAAGCATCAAGGAagacgaaaataattaataaacttgtAAAAGAAGACATTGAGCGAGCATTATCGGAAATTGAAGTCGTATATCCGGATGTGCGAAAAATGTGGAAGACTATATCGAGCATTAAAGGCGATTTAGAAAAGACGATTCGGACAAGAGGTAGAAAAACGAGAGCGCTTGaacgaaagaaaatattaacggATAATATCGAGAACGAAGAGAATCATTTGCATAATTGCGCGTGGACGCATAAATATAAACCGATGAGCACGCAAGAGATAGTTGGAAATGAAGAGGCCGCAGGCAAGCTAAGAGATTGGCTAAGTGGTTGGAGGGCATCCTTAACAAAAGAAACTGACGGTAGCAGCGGCGACGAGTTTTATTCCTCGGATTGCAGTTCTTCGTACAACaatgaaaataatcaaatcgCTGTCTTATTAGGACCTCACGGCAGCGGAAAAAGTGCGAGCGTGTATGCAATAGCGGAGGAATTTGGTTACAG TGTACTCGAGGTGAACGCTTCTTCGAGACGGACTGGAAAAAGAatcttaaaagaattaaaagaagCCACGAAGTCgcatagaattaaaaaaagtaaacacaAATCTCCGTTCGAGCGAATCACAAATGAAAACGATGAAACCtcaaaaatatcacaaaattcACTAATTCTTTTTGAAGATATTGATCTTATTTTCGAGGAGGATGAAGGATTCGTTTCTGCTACGTATCAATTAGCGTTGAACACCAAACGACCAATTGTTATGACAAGTAGAGATACATGCCctcatttgaataaaatagcACCACAACAAAACAAAGTTTACTTTCATAAAGTGAGTGGTAACAGAGTGTCTGTTTTGCTGGAATTAATTTCGCTGGCAGAGACAGGTTACAGGCTTCCAGACGATTGCCTGATG ACATTATTGCAAGCGGGCGATCTAAGGCAGGCACTGCTCCAGCTGCAATATCTGTCGTTATCAGGTCCACCAATATTATCGGAACAATCTACGACGATGAAGTCGTCACTTTGGCAAGACATGcaacattatttatacaagCCTACGATTAAGCTAAACAAGAAGCCCAAGACGAAAGATCTAGATATGAAAAACTCcaataatgcatatatattaaataatttagcaGAGGATTTGGACAGTTTATCTCTAATGTCGTCTTTAATTGACATTGAAGACACGACATTGAATATGTCAAAGGAAAACGTGCAACCTAATTTGTCTTTAGCTGAAAAGATGTCTTTCTATTCCGCCTTAGATGACTTGAACATAGATatagcaaattttataaacgaccaggtactatataaaaatttcaaagtgAACAAACACGTGCAAAATCAAAGCAATATTATTCTGAGGAAGCAATTGAATCGAGGAGTGGATGTGGCACTATCGCACGTAACATCCGTATGTTTAGATCAACGAGTCATAGCGTTAGATTATCTTCCAACTGCGCGAACGATATGTCGCGCGGAGGAATCTCGCTCGTCTGCAAATTCCAAGCGAGGCAGTCGATTTTTCCATTACCTGCACAGCCTAAAAGTGCCAACCGCGTCGATGAAGCCGAATATCTTAGCCGCTGCATGTAGAATGTTACAAGAGAGAGATAGTAAAACTGCATCGAAGTGTATAGTGAGTGTCACTAGTGATTGA
- the LOC118646077 gene encoding tyrosine-protein phosphatase non-receptor type 6-like, whose translation MITFIQNLENNTFREVFHIWYLWLVIGVQSEGTGLITVLLEARALQRGGLGPIVVHCGPRTGRTGTLIALDLGIRQYEITGIVDVPRVVYIIRRDRAGSVQTKEQYAFIYKALNLYSTKFASGVLESTRVKQKFVEVKICHNGHHLTKIDCLVSK comes from the exons atgattacattTATCCAG aatttgGAGAATAATACGTTCCGAGAAGTATTCCACATTTGGTACCTATGGTTGGTGATTGGCGTTCAATCAGAAGGTACAGGCCTAATAACGGTGCTCCTCGAGGCGAGGGCACTTCAACGAGGTGGCCTCGGTCCGATCGTAGTCCATTGTGGTCCTAGGACAGGACGCACTGGCACGCTAATAGCTCTCGATCTAGGAATTAGACAATATGAAATTACGGGGATCGTGGACGTGCCAAGAGTCGTTTACATTATTAGGAGAGACCGGGCTGGCTCAGTTCAGACCAAGGAGCAAtatgcttttatatataag GCACTAAACTTGTATTCAACAAAATTCGCCAGTGGCGTGCTAGAGTCAACTAGAGTGAAGCAGAAGTTCGTCGAAGTCAAGATTTGCCACAATGGACATCACTTGACGAAAATCGACTGTTTGGTTAGCAAATAG
- the LOC105841070 gene encoding transmembrane protein 186, whose translation MYPRLLLNFCERFLYRVTCNHIRLNVKRASYVASEDEKERKKVEPVSMKFPDYEVIYRFPFIKLVASINIMKRRFTVLTAAVTPVIFGLHLASILSFDITIVSITTGVLTTVWLHSLGIFCNNLIGYVYLKLDEEKVILSYVDYWGKRIDLQTLINEITPMSDNPISITDPLFRKIILSSQKQNLKINLKLGQITNVENFRSILGMN comes from the exons ATGTATCCCCGgcttttgttgaatttttgcGAACGATTCCTATACCGTGTTACGTGTAACCACATTAGATTGAACGTTAAAAGAGCGAGTTATGTTGCGAGCGAAGACGAGAAAGAGCGAAAGAAGGTAGAACCTGTCTCTATGAAATTTCCCGATTATGAAGTGATCTACAGGTTTCCTTTTATCAAGCTAGTTGccagtataaatattatgaagcGCCGATTTACTGTACTCACTGCAGCAGTCACGCCTGTGATCTTTGGCCTTCATCTAGCCAGTATCTTATCATTTGATATAACTATTGTATCAATAACAACTG GAGTTCTAACAACGGTGTGGTTACATTCTTTAGGAATTTTCTGCAACAACCTTATAGGATACGTATATTTGAAATTGGATGAAGAAAAAGTGATTTTATCTTATGTAGACTATTGGGGAAAGAGAATAGATTTGCAGACTTTGATCAACGAGATTACCCCTATGTCAGATAATCCAATTAGTATCACCGATCCTTTGTTCAGAAAGATAATACTGTCCTCACAAAAGCAAAATTTGAAGATAAATCTAAAGCTGGGACAAATAACcaatgttgaaaattttagaTCTATTCTAGGAATGAATtaa